In Arthrobacter sp. MN05-02, the genomic stretch GGCGCCCGAGGATGCCGCATGGCTGCGGATGAGACTGCGCTGCAGTTGGCTGCGCTGGTCGAGCGGGATGTGCTTGGTCGCGAGCGCGCCGAATCCGGTGGAGACGCCGTAGTGCGGCGTGCCGTCGTCCACGAGGGACTCGATGACGGCACGGGACGCGGCCATCGCGGACAGGGCGTCGGCAGCCAGCTCCACCTCCGCGCCGTGACGCGCCACCGCGACGACGTCGGCGGGGGGACAGCGGGCCGGTCCCGACGATGACGGGGGAGTGCGACATGGTGCCTCGGTTCCTGCGGCTCTCGCCGCTCTTGCCATTGAATGAAAAGGGCGTTTCAATAAGTGAAATATACGGCAGGGCTGAAAGCAAGGAGGCGACCATGGCAGAATCCTCGACCCGCACCGTCGAGCGGGCCCTCGTCCTCCTCGGGGCGGTCTGCGACGCCGGGTCGCTGACGCTCGCGGACGCCGCTCGCGAGACGGACCTGTCGGCGTCGACGGCCCTGCGTCTGCTGCGCACACTCGAGGGGACGGGCTTCGTGCGGCGTGACGTGCTCGGCGCCTACCGGCCCGGGCTCCGCGTGGTGCAGCTCGGAGCGCAGGCCCTCGGCCACGAATCGCTCGTCTCCCTCGCCGAACCCGCGCTCGAGCGCCTCGTGGACCGAACGGGGGAATCGGCCTACCTCAGCGTCCCGTCGCACGACGGCGAGGGCGTGTACCTGGCCATGCGCGAGGGCACCCACTCCGTCCGCCATGCCAGCTGGGTGGGCCGCAGCATCCCGCTGGCCGGGACCGCCGTGGGGGCCGTGCTGACCGGCCGCCCGCCCGCCGACGGGGTTCGTCGTCGTCCGCGACGGCGTCGAGGCGGACGTCACCGCCATCGCCGCGCCGGTGTCACCCGGCGCGCGGACCGTCGCCGCACTCAGCGTGGTCATCCCCAGCTACCGCATCACCGAGGCGGAGGCACACCGTATCGGTGCGCTCGTCGCGCAGGAGGCGGCCACGCTCCTGACGCGGCCGGACGCCGTCGCCCTGACCGAGGACCTGACAGGAGAACCAGCATGACCAGCAGCACGACGACCCCGACGCACGACCCTTCCCGCTCCATCCGCGCGGCCCGCGGCACGCAGTTGACGGCGAAGAGCTGGCAGACGGAAGCACCGCTGCGCATGCTGATGAACAACCTCGACCCGGAGGTCGCCGAACGTCCCGAGGACCTCGTGGTCTACGGCGGGACCGGCCGTGCGGCCCGCAGCTGGGAGGCCTACGACGCGATCGTCCGCACGCTCGAGACGCTCGACGACGACGAGACGCTCCTCGTCCAGTCCGGCAAGCCCGTGGGCGTGTTCCGCACCAACCCCTGGGCCCCGCGCGTCCTGCTCGCCAACTCCAACCTCGTCGGGGACTGGGCCACCTGGCCGGAGTTCCGTCGCCTCGAGGCCGAGGGCCTCATGATGTACGGGCAGATGACGGCGGGCTCCTGGATCTACATCGGCACGCAGGGCATCCTCCAGGGCACCTACGAGACCTTCGCCGCGATCGCCCGCAAACGGTTCGGCGGGAGCCTCGCCGGCACGCTGACGCTCACCGGCGGCTGCGGGGGCATGGGCGGCGCCCAGCCGCTCGCCGTCACCCTGAACGGCGGGGCCGTCCTCATCGTCGACGTCAGCGAGGCGCGCCTGCGCCGCCGCGTCGCGAAGCGGTACCTGGACACCGTCGCGGACACGCTCGACGACGCCGTCGCGCAGGTCCTCGCCGCGAAACACGGGAAGCGCGCGCTGTCCGTCGGCGTCGTCGGCAACGCTGCGACCGTCTTCCCGGAACTGCTGCGGCGCGGGCTCGACGTCGACATCGTCACCGACCAGACCTCCGCCCACGATCCGCTCAGCTACCTGCCGGAGGGCATCTCGCCCGACGAGTGGGAACGCGAGGCGACGGCCGACCCCGACGGGTTCACGAAGAAGGCGCAGGTGTCCATGGCCCTGCAGGTCGAGGCGATGGTGGGCTTCCAGGATGCCGGCGCCGAGGTCTTCGACTACGGCAACTCCATCCGGGACGAGGCCCGCACAGGCGGCTACGGGCGGGCCTTCGACTTCCCCGGCTTCGTGCCCGCCTACATCCGGCCCCTGTTCTGCGAGGGGCTCGGCCCGTTCCGCTGGGTGGCGCTCTCGGGGGACCCGGCGGACATCGCCGTCACCGACGCCGCCCTCAAGGAGCTGTTCCCCGACAACGGGCACCTGCACCGCTGGCTCGACGCCGCCGCCGAACACGTCGAGTTCGAGGGCCTGCCCGCACGCATCTGCTGGCTCGGCTACGGGGACCGCGCGAAGGCCGGCCTGCTCTTCAACCGGCTGGTCGCCGAGGGCAGGGTGTCCGCGCCGATCGTCATCGGGCGCGACCACCTCGACTCCGGGTCCGTCGCCTCCCCCTACCGCGAGACGGAGGCGATGGCCGACGGCTCGGACGCCGTCGCCGACTGGCCCCTCCTGAACGCCCTGCTGACGACGTCGTCGGGCGCCACCTGGGTGTCCATCCACCACGGTGGCGGCGTCGGGATCGGGCGCTCCATCCACGCCGGGCAGGTCTCGGTCGCGGACGGGACGGACCTCGCGGCCCAGAAGCTCGAGCGGCTCCTGACGAACGACCCGGGCATGGGCGTCATCCGCCACGTCGACGCCGGCTACGACCGTGCCCGGGAGGTCGCCGCCGAACGCGGCGTCCGCATCCCCATGCGATCCTGACAGAAGTCCACCCGCCACCACCGGAAGGCATCCCCGTGCAGACAGTCTCCTCAGTCCTCGACTCCATCAGCGACGTCGGCCGCGATGCGACCCGCGGCGGGTACTCCCGTGGCGTGTACACCGGGGCCGAGCTGTCCCTGCGCGAGTGGTTCGCCGACGAGGCGCGAGCCCGCGGGCTGTCCGTGGAGACCGACCGCAACGGCATCCTCTGGGCCTGGTGGGACGCGACGGACAGCCGGGACGGCGCCCTGGTGACCGGCAGCCACCTCGACTCCGTCCCCGGCGGCGGCGCCTTCGACGGGCCGCTCGGCGTCGCCTCGGCGCTCGTCGCCGTCGACCTCCTGCGGGAGCGGGGCGTGCAGCCGAACCGGTCGCTCGCCGTCACGGTCTTCCCCGAGGAGGAGGGCTCGCGGTTCGGGGTGTCCTGCCTCGGCTCCCGCCTGCTCACGGGCACGCTCGACCCCGACGCCGTCCGCTCCCTGACCGACACCGACGGCACCACCTTCGCCGAGGCCGCGCGGGCCGCCGGCATCGATCCGGCGCACCTCGGCCGGGACGAGGAGGCCATCCGCCACATCGGCGACTTCGTCGAGCTGCACGTGGAGCAGGGGCGCGGGCTGATCGACCTGGACTCCGCCGTCGCCGTCGGGTCCACCATGCTCGGCCACGGCCGCTGGCGCCTGTCCATCACCGGACAGGGCAACCATGCCGGGACCACCCTCATGGCCGACCGCGCGGACCCGATGGTCGCCGCCGCCCAGGTGGTCCTCGCCGCCCGGCGGATCGCCGCGGAGGAGGACGGCGCGCGGGCCACGGTGGGGCGCCTCCAGCCCGTGCCGGGCGGCACGAACGTCATCGCCTCCCGCGTGGACCTCTGGCTCGACGTGCGCCACGAGGAGGACGCCGTCACCGCGGCCCTGATCGAGCGGATCCACGGGCAGGCGCAGAAGATCTGCGCGTTCGAGGGGTGCCGTGCCACGCTGACCGAGGAGTCCCGCAGCACCACGGTGCACTTCGACGGCGCACTGCAGCGCACGCTGGGCAACGCGCTCGGCCGCTCGTTCCCGGGCGCACCGACGCTGCCGACGGGCGCAGGTCACGACGCGGGCATCCTTGGCAGCATCGCACCGACGGCGATGCTCTTCGTCCGCAACCCCACGGGCATCAGCCACTCGCCCGAGGAGTTCGTGGAGCGCGACGACGCCGATGCGGGTGCGACCGCCCTCGCGGACGTCCTCGAAGACCTCCTGTGACGCTGCGGAACGGCGGTACCGGCCCGGAGCCGGGGCACGCTCCGGATCGAATCGGAACCGGACGGGATGCGGCCCGTGCCGTCTGGTGCGAGTCCGCCTGGCTGGGAGGCGCCGGCGTGGTGGACGCCGTGCGCGTGGAGGTCGACGCCGACGGCATGGTGGTCGGCGTCGCGCCCGGCGTCCCGGCGCAGGCCGGCGACGTCGTCCTTCCCGGTGTGGCCTTCCCCGGCGCCGCCAACGCGCATTCGCACGCGTTCCACCGCGCGCTCCGGGGCCGTACCCACGACCACGGCGGTACCTTCTGGACCTGGCGGGAGAGCATGTACCGCGCGGCGGCGGCCCTGACCCCGGAGCTCTACGAGGAACTCGCCACCGCCGCCTATGCGGAGATGGTCGCGGTGGGCTGGACCAGCGTGGCCGAGTTCCACTACGTCCACCACCGGCCCGACGGCACGCCCTACGGGCAGGGGGACTACGGCCCGCACGCCATGGAGCTCGCCCTCGCACGGGCGGCGGTCCGCACGGGCATCCGACTGACCCTGCTCGACACCTGCTACCTCGCGGGGCGCTTCGGTGCACCCCTCCAGGCGGGGCAGCGCCGGTTCTCGGACGGCACCGCCGCGCAGTGGCTCGACCGGCTCGCGGACCTCCGCACCACGGTCGCCGCACTCCACCCGGCCCACCGGGTGTCCGTCGGTGCCGCCATCCACTCGGTGCGAGCCGTCCCCGAGGACCAGCTGGCCGTCATCGCCCGGCACCTGCCGGCCGAGCTCCCCCTGCACGTCCACCTCTCCGAGCAGCCCGCGGAGAACGAGGACTGCCTCCGTGCCACCGGCCGCACCCCGACCGCCCTCCTCGACTCCTACGGACTCGTCGGGAGCCGGCTGTCCGCCGTCCACGCGACCCACGTCAGCGAGCGGGACATCGCCGTCCTCGCCGATGCCGGAGCCGCCGTCGTCCTCTGTCCCACCACCGAGGCGGACCTGGCGGACGGCATCGGCCCGGCCGGCGACTTCAGGGCGGCGGGAGCGACGCTCGCCCTCGGCACCGACCAGCACGCCGTCGTGGACCCGTGGCTGGAGATGCGGGCGCTGGAGCACGGGGAGCGCCTGCGCACCGGGCGGCGCGGCCACTTCGAGCCGGAACAGCTGCACGCCATCATCGCCCTCGGCGGAGCAGCCGCGCAGGCCCGTCCGGGCGCCGGCTTCCGGCCCGGTCTCGCGGCCGACTTCATGGCCGTCGACCCGCGCACCGCGCGCACGGCCGGGTCCTCCCGCGAGCAGCTCGCCTACACCGCGACCGGCCAGGACGTCACGTGTGTCGTCGTCGGGGGCGTCCTCGTGGCACGCGACGGCGTCCACGCCACGCTGGGCAGGCCCGCCGACCTGCTGGTCGCGGCCATCGCCCGGCTGCACGGGGCGGACACGGCGAACGAGCCCGGCGGGAGCCGGCGGAGCGCAACCGGGAGCGGCACTGATGTCCGTCCTGATCACGAACATCGGCGAGCTCCTCACCTCGGACACCGACGGCACCGTCCTGCGGGACGCCGCCGTGGTGTTCGAGGGCGAGCGCATCAGCTGGATCGGCCCGTCCGCGCACGCCCCGGCCGCGGACGAGAGCCACGACGCCGGTGGCCGTGCGGGCCTGCCGGGCTGGGTGGACAGCCACACGCACCTCGTGTTCGCCGGCGACCGGACGGCCGAGTTCGAGGCGCGCATGGCGGGGGAGTCCTACGCCGCGGGTGGTATCGCGGTCACTGTCGATGCGACACGAGCCGCCGGCGACTACGACCTCACGCGGCTTCTGCTGGCCCGGGTCGCCGAGGCCGCGGCGGGCGGGACCACCTACCTGGAGACGAAGACGGGCTACGGGCTCGACGTCGAGCAGGAGGCGCGCAGTGCGCGCATCGCGGCGGGCGTCGTCGACGAGGTCACGTTCCTCGGTGCGCACCTCGTGCCGCCCGGGGCGGACGCGGACACCTACACCGACCTCGTGTGCGGGCCGATGCTCGACGCCGTCCGTCCCTACGTCCGCTGGGCCGACGTCTTCTGCGAGACGGGAGCCTTCACCGCCGAGCAGTCACGCCGTGTGCTCTCCGCCTCGGCCGCAGCAGGCCTGGGCCTGCGCGTGCACGGCAACCAGCTGGGACCGGGCGCCGGCGTCGCGCTCGCCGTGGAGTTGGGCGCCGCCAGTGTGGACCATGTGAACCACCTGACCGACGACGACGTCGACGCGCTCGCCGGTACCTGGGCCGGTTTCGCCGCGCGGGGCGAACCCGGCACGGTGGCGACCTGCCTGCCCGCCTGCGATCTCTCCACACGCCAGCCGTTCCCGCCCGTCCGGAGGCTCCTCGACGCCGGCGTGCAGCTCGCGATCGCCAGCAACTGCAACCCCGGCACGTCGTTCACGAGCTCGATGGCCTTCTGCGTGGCCACCGCCGTCCTGCAGATGGGCCTCACCGTGCAGGAGGCGGTCCGCGCCGCGACCTTCGGCGGAGCGCTCGCGCTGCGGCGCCACACGGGCGACGACGCGGACGGCCGGCGCGCCGTCGGCTCCCTGGCCGTCGGGCACCGTGCAGACCTGCAACTGCTGAATGCGCCCTCGGCCACACACCTCGCGTACCGCCCGGGCATGCCGCTCGTCCATGCCGTCTGGAGGGCCGGGAGCCGCGTGCGGTAGGGGAGGCCGGCGGCTACCCGCGGACTGGGAATCACCAGCCGCCGCTGGAAGGATAGCGCCATGCCTGCCGAGTCCTCCCCGTCCGCTCCAGCAGCACCGGGCGGTACCGTCCACCCGGGGCCGCCCGCCCCGAAGCGCCGCATCACCGCCGAGCTGCTCATCGTCTTCGGCCTGTCCCTCGGACAGTCCGGTGTGTACGCGATCGTGAGCCTGGCCGAGAAGCTGACGCGGGGCCCCCTCGCCGCGCAGACCACCACGCTGAACCCGGTGCTCGACGACCGCCAGTACTTCGACCTCACCTACCAGCTGCTGGGGATCCTCTTCGCCCTCGTGCCGGTGGCCCTGGTCCTGTTCCTGCTCAGCGGGCACGGCGTCTCGGCGTTCCGGCGCCTCGGCTTCACGTTCGACAAGCCCCTGCGCACCATCGGGTTCGGGGTCGGTCTGGCGGCGGTCATCGGCGTCGGCACGCTCGGGGTCTATGCCGGCGGCCGCGCGCTGGGCATCACCACCGCACTGGTACCCGCCGCGCTCGACTCCTACTGGTGGACCATCCCGGTGCTCGTCCTCTCGGCGGTCCGGCACGCCGTGCTCGAGGAGG encodes the following:
- a CDS encoding Zn-dependent hydrolase; translated protein: MQTVSSVLDSISDVGRDATRGGYSRGVYTGAELSLREWFADEARARGLSVETDRNGILWAWWDATDSRDGALVTGSHLDSVPGGGAFDGPLGVASALVAVDLLRERGVQPNRSLAVTVFPEEEGSRFGVSCLGSRLLTGTLDPDAVRSLTDTDGTTFAEAARAAGIDPAHLGRDEEAIRHIGDFVELHVEQGRGLIDLDSAVAVGSTMLGHGRWRLSITGQGNHAGTTLMADRADPMVAAAQVVLAARRIAAEEDGARATVGRLQPVPGGTNVIASRVDLWLDVRHEEDAVTAALIERIHGQAQKICAFEGCRATLTEESRSTTVHFDGALQRTLGNALGRSFPGAPTLPTGAGHDAGILGSIAPTAMLFVRNPTGISHSPEEFVERDDADAGATALADVLEDLL
- the hutU gene encoding urocanate hydratase; the encoded protein is MTSSTTTPTHDPSRSIRAARGTQLTAKSWQTEAPLRMLMNNLDPEVAERPEDLVVYGGTGRAARSWEAYDAIVRTLETLDDDETLLVQSGKPVGVFRTNPWAPRVLLANSNLVGDWATWPEFRRLEAEGLMMYGQMTAGSWIYIGTQGILQGTYETFAAIARKRFGGSLAGTLTLTGGCGGMGGAQPLAVTLNGGAVLIVDVSEARLRRRVAKRYLDTVADTLDDAVAQVLAAKHGKRALSVGVVGNAATVFPELLRRGLDVDIVTDQTSAHDPLSYLPEGISPDEWEREATADPDGFTKKAQVSMALQVEAMVGFQDAGAEVFDYGNSIRDEARTGGYGRAFDFPGFVPAYIRPLFCEGLGPFRWVALSGDPADIAVTDAALKELFPDNGHLHRWLDAAAEHVEFEGLPARICWLGYGDRAKAGLLFNRLVAEGRVSAPIVIGRDHLDSGSVASPYRETEAMADGSDAVADWPLLNALLTTSSGATWVSIHHGGGVGIGRSIHAGQVSVADGTDLAAQKLERLLTNDPGMGVIRHVDAGYDRAREVAAERGVRIPMRS
- a CDS encoding CAAX amino protease, with product MPAESSPSAPAAPGGTVHPGPPAPKRRITAELLIVFGLSLGQSGVYAIVSLAEKLTRGPLAAQTTTLNPVLDDRQYFDLTYQLLGILFALVPVALVLFLLSGHGVSAFRRLGFTFDKPLRTIGFGVGLAAVIGVGTLGVYAGGRALGITTALVPAALDSYWWTIPVLVLSAVRHAVLEEVIVVGYLFIRLRELGWSTPAIILTSALVRGSYHLYQGFGPFLGNVLMGLLFAWFYTRTRRVMPLVLAHALIDITGFVGFALLGPAIGIGG
- the hutI gene encoding imidazolonepropionase → MSVLITNIGELLTSDTDGTVLRDAAVVFEGERISWIGPSAHAPAADESHDAGGRAGLPGWVDSHTHLVFAGDRTAEFEARMAGESYAAGGIAVTVDATRAAGDYDLTRLLLARVAEAAAGGTTYLETKTGYGLDVEQEARSARIAAGVVDEVTFLGAHLVPPGADADTYTDLVCGPMLDAVRPYVRWADVFCETGAFTAEQSRRVLSASAAAGLGLRVHGNQLGPGAGVALAVELGAASVDHVNHLTDDDVDALAGTWAGFAARGEPGTVATCLPACDLSTRQPFPPVRRLLDAGVQLAIASNCNPGTSFTSSMAFCVATAVLQMGLTVQEAVRAATFGGALALRRHTGDDADGRRAVGSLAVGHRADLQLLNAPSATHLAYRPGMPLVHAVWRAGSRVR